In a single window of the Pocillopora verrucosa isolate sample1 chromosome 4, ASM3666991v2, whole genome shotgun sequence genome:
- the LOC131778806 gene encoding uncharacterized protein, whose protein sequence is MQMAVHPSPIRRKIGLLLIDLQSAFVDGAWRAYLPDEEVEPIKKSFENCAKLLRSGLNNVPLLMTRCPFPGGDFELDDGLNSVVDKNQRYVIKPSTSVMDARGFREWVEEELLKQGINTLVMGGCTTTSCVRVSSVRTQKAFSHKGLQVVVDLGLCGARKTNSIQRCPSCLKVYMECGDFEPSRNRHCTCGGIDVRMASPVDKAVQCMQEEGVEVLESFDWKPYMHQSPVTQ, encoded by the coding sequence ATGCAAATGGCGGTTCATCCGTCGCCTATACGaagaaaaattggtttattgttGATTGACTTGCAAAGCGCTTTCGTGGACGGTGCATGGAGGGCTTATTTACCTGACGAAGAAGTTGAACCAatcaagaaaagttttgaaaactgTGCGAAACTTTTACGATCGGGTTTGAACAATGTTCCCCTACTGATGACCCGCTGTCCTTTTCCAGGTGGTGACTTTGAGCTTGATGACGGTTTGAATTCTGTAGTTGATAAAAATCAACGATATGTCATTAAACCCAGTACTTCTGTGATGGATGCTCGTGGTTTCAGAGAATGGGTCGAGGAAGAATTGCTGAAACAGGGAATAAACACTTTGGTAATGGGTGGCTGTACAACCACGAGTTGCGTGCGAGTCAGCTCGGTCCGAACTCAGAAGGCCTTTAGCCACAAAGGCCTTCAGGTTGTTGTTGATTTAGGCTTGTGTGGTGcgagaaaaacaaacagtatTCAAAGATGTCCCAGTTGTCTCAAGGTGTACATGGAATGTGGGGATTTTGAACCGTCACGCAATCGTCATTGCACATGTGGTGGTATTGATGTTAGAATGGCATCACCTGTCGATAAGGCTGTGCAGTGTATGCAAGAGGAGGGTGTTGAGGTGTTGGAAAGTTTTGACTGGAAGCCATACATGCATCAATCGCCTGTCACTCAGTGA
- the LOC131778707 gene encoding arylsulfatase B, which translates to MTRSLSRVKFWLLVLYVPHVLHTVHSAGGSKLPNILFLLADDFGWYDVGYHNPKIQTPNIDKLAKSGVILDSYYVQPICTPTRGALMTGRYPIHTGLQHDVIHPENPYGLPLDFDLLPQKLKQAGYATHLVGKWHLGFYKWPYVPTKRGFDSAYGFWDGSEDHFDHSRLGIVDFRDNLDVVKNLNGTYATNAYVSQVKKVLQDHNSSQPLFMYMAFQNVHAPIQAPEKYIEKYEFIENRMRRVHAAMADIMDEAVGNITEAFKEAGLWENTLLIFSTDNGGLPFYGGYNWPLRGEKMTLWEGGVRGVGFVHGNQLARKGVTCNELLHVTDWYPTILGLAGVTSVDKSPIPLDGHDVWDTISMGKPSPRTEILLNIDQPGSVPPGPGVLGGYTGIALRTGDMKLLMNVPNVTWFKPPEIGGKVEKEIPLDAVFENPDMVTVDKVDIALYNISKDPEERVDLSKKFPDIVKEMQMRVKYFVNSSVKPLYQKNDPEALKTAQEKGAWGPWRD; encoded by the exons ATGACTCGGTCGTTATCACGTGTAAAATTCTGGTTATTGGTTTTGTACGTGCCCCATGTGTTACACACAGTCCACAGTGCAGGAGGATCGAAGCTACCgaacattttgtttttgcttgctGATGATTTTGGCTGGTACGATGTCGGTTATCATAACCCCAAAATACAAACTCCCAACATCGATAAGCTGGCTAAGAGTGGAGTTATACTTGACAGTTATTACGTGCAGCCAATATGTACACCGACACGGGGAGCATTGATGACTGGAAGGTATCCAATACACACAG GTCTGCAACATGATGTTATTCATCCGGAAAACCCCTATGGATTGCCCCTGGACTTCGACTTGTTGCCACAGAAACTGAAACAGGCTG GCTATGCCACTCATTTGGTTGGCAAGTGGCATCTTGGTTTCTACAAATGGCCTTATGTTCCAACCAAACGAGGTTTTGACTCCGCTTATGGATTCTGGGACGGTTCTGAAGATCATTTTGACCATAGTCGCCTGGGAATTGTTGACTTTCGTGACAATTTGGATGTAGTAAAGAATTTGAACGGCACCTACGCCACAAACGCTTACGTCTCT CAAGTGAAAAAGGTGTTACAGGACCACAATTCATCGCAACCGTTATTCATGTACATGGCCTTCCAAAATGTTCACGCACCTATCCAGGCTCCAGAGAAGTACATAGAGAAGTACGAATTTATAGAGAATAGAATGAGGAGAGTTCACGCTGCTATGGCAGATATCATGGATGAGGCTGTCGGCAACATAACAGAAGCTTTTAAAGAAGCAGG attgtggGAGAATACCCTTCTTATATTCAGCACTGACAACGGAGGTTTACCTTTTTACGGAGGTTACAATTGGCCTCTTCGAGGAGAAAAAATGACGCTCTGGGAGGGAGGGGTAAGAGGAGTTGGATTTGTTCACGGAAATCAGCTAGCGAGGAAGGGAGTTACGTGTAATGAATTATTGCATGTGACGGACTGGTACCCAACAATTCTTGGATTGGCCG GTGTGACATCAGTAGACAAAAGTCCTATTCCACTGGACGGCCATGACGTATGGGACACGATTTCGATGGGGAAGCCTTCTCCACGCACTGAGATATTACTAAACATTGATCAACCTGGCTCAGTTCCTCCAGGGCCTGGTGTCCTGGGTGGTTATACGGGGATCGCACTCAGGACCGGTGATATGAAGTTGCTGATGAATGTGCCTAATGTCACGTGGTTTAAACCGCCAGAGATTGGTGGAAAAGTGGAAAAAGAAATACCTCTAGACGCGGTGTTTGAAAACCCAGACATG GTGACGGTTGACAAAGTAGACATCGCCttatataacatttctaaagacCCAGAAGAACGAGTTGACCTTAGCAAAAAATTCCCAGATATTGTGAAGGAGATGCAGATGAGGGTCAAGTACTTCGTGAATTCGTCAGTAAAACCGTTATACCAGAAAAACGATCCCGAAGCCTTGAAAACCGCTCAGGAAAAGGGTGCATGGGGCCCCTGGAGAGACTAA
- the LOC131778777 gene encoding arylsulfatase B-like, which translates to MSLLRSLVAFAFAFFVAVSPLEAKTRKSSPPHILFMLADDLGWSDVGFHGSKINTPTIDSLAREGVILNNYYVQPLCTPARGALMTGRYPIHTGLQHFVIRPSNPFGLPLDFQTLPGQLKKVGYATHLVGKWHLGFYRWPYVPTNRGFDSAYGFWGGAEDHYNHTSYKVVDFRNGTEPVLDLNGKYAAFEYVKRIEEILDQHDPKQPLFMYMAFQNVHNPVQAPDQYVDKFSFINHEMRRVHAGMVAVLDEAVGNITKMFKKKGLWKNTLTVFSTDNGGEPTYGGYNWPLRGTKETLWEGGVRGAAFIHGKMLEKTGVKCEGLLHISDFFPTLINLAGGSYDAKHPIPIDGFDVWSTLSRGEASPRTEILLNIDNPPFRTSKMLGVSWQGMALRKGSMKLLMNTRNITWFKPPELGGVPIGVLLSKGFLKEETDEESLKQLRIYYKAHADILDVVLYNITADPEERHDLSTELPDVLKEMKDRMNYYLNTAVPTVYKPADPNALKEARKNGIWGPWM; encoded by the exons ATGTCTCTCCTGAGAAGTCTTGTTGCGTTTGCGTTCGCTTTTTTCGTGGCAGTGAGTCCACTGGAGGCAAAAACGCGAAAATCATCTCCTCCGCACATTTTGTTTATGCTTGCTGATGATCTCGGGTGGAGCGACGTTGGGTTTCATGGATCAAAAATCAACACTCCAACCATTGACTCGTTGGCCAGAGAAGGGGTTATACTCAACAATTATTATGTTCAACCGCTTTGTACACCAGCCAGAGGAGCACTTATGACTGGAAGGTATCCCATTCACACAG GACTTCAGCATTTTGTGATTCGCCCCTCAAATCCATTTGGATTACCATTAGATTTTCAGACCTTACCAGGACAGCTAAAGAAAGTTG gttACGCGACTCATTTGGTTGGCAAGTGGCATCTTGGTTTCTATAGATGGCCTTATGTTCCAACCAACCGTGGTTTTGACTCCGCTTATGGATTCTGGGGTGGTGCTGAAGATCATTATAATCACACAAGTTACAAAGTGGTTGATTTTCGTAACGGAACCGAACCTGTTTTAGACCTGAACGGAAAATATGCAGCATTCGAATATGTTAAG AGGATAGAAGAGATTTTGGATCAACATGACCCAAAACAGCCCCTGTTCATGTACATGGCCTTCCAGAATGTTCATAATCCCGTCCAGGCACCAGACCAGTATGTGGACAAATTCTCGTTTATCAATCATGAGATGCGCCGGGTGCATGCAGGAATGGTCGCTGTACTGGACGAAGCTGTTGGCAACATCactaaaatgtttaaaaagaaagg GCTATGGAAGAACACTTTAACAGTCTTCAGCACTGATAATGGTGGAGAACCTACATATGGCGGATACAACTGGCCTCTAAGAGGAACGAAAGAGACCTTATGGGAGGGAGGAGTGAGAGGTGCTGCTTTTATTCACGGAAAAATGTTAGAAAAGACTGGCGTGAAATGCGAAGGACTTCTACACATCAGCGACTTCTTTCCTACTCTCATCAACCTTGCAG GTGGTTCGTACGATGCAAAACATCCTATCCCAATTGATGGCTTTGATGTGTGGAGCACTTTGTCACGCGGAGAAGCTTCACCTCGAACAGAAATCTTGCTTAATATCGATAACCCGCCTTTTAGGACGAGTAAAATGTTGGGAGTCAGCTGGCAAGGAATGGCTCTTCGGAAGGGAAGCATGAAGCTTTTGATGAATACCAGAAATATCACCTGGTTTAAACCACCCGAGTTGGGCGGAGTTCCAATTGGTGTTCTTTTGTCTAAAGGGTTTCTTAAAGAGGAGACAGATGAAGAGAGTCTGAAGCAATTAAGGATCTATTACAAG GCGCATGCAGACATTTTGGACGTTGTACTTTATAACATCACAGCTGATCCTGAAGAGCGACACGACCTCAGCACTGAGTTACCTGATGTTCTGAAGGAGATGAAAGATAGAATGAATTATTACCTAAACACTGCAGTTCCTACCGTCTACAAACCTGCTGACCCAAATGCACTAAAAGAGGCTCGTAAGAATGGTATTTGGGGACCGTGGATGTAG
- the LOC131778737 gene encoding KRAB-A domain-containing protein 2-like, translating into MRFIVLAVMILALLASLWDRSVAHKDRENFEGNRKPSDSADDVHEALLDLVEGKAQPPVKERRRAMRAAAVRYWRAGGRISVKEDYGDKALYYEGRRLLKSSEVNKVVVEEFERTKGSGAGKLACSLRDNFLGVSRAKIQTILNTDKSHYRRNAKFLNKAKLKPIRARDVHVRHQIDLMDMSKKGSVKMNGHFYRYVVTVIDVFSRFLWLRPLESKSSQFIASELESIYMEHGSPEIIQCDQGGEFKKALKLLCDRMNIKLIDSRPLHQQSQGKVERCHRTLRSKMEYDLQKMGQDGVNWAKQLPLYQRILNDDPKEVIAHKTPFEIFYALRNTKYLNEIL; encoded by the coding sequence ATGAGATTTATTGTTTTAGCTGTTATGATTTTAGCATTACTAGCATCATTGTGGGATAGGTCTGTGGCCCATAAAGATCGTGAAAACTTCGAAGGGAATCGGAAACCCTCTGATTCAGCAGACGACGTTCATGAAGCACTGCTCGACCTTGTTGAAGGCAAGGCGCAACCACCAGTGAAAGAACGGAGGAGAGCAATGCGTGCAGCTGCTGTGCGATACTGGAGAGCCGGCGGAAGGATATCAGTGAAAGAAGACTATGGTGATAAGGCACTTTATTACGAGGGGCGTCGACTATTAAAATCATCAGAGGTTAACAAAGTAGTGGTTGAGGAATTTGAAAGGACGAAAGGATCTGGTGCGGGGAAGTTGGCTTGCTCACTGAGGGACAACTTTTTAGGAGTAAGTCGAGCTAAAATACAAACTATTCTAAATACGGACAAAAGTCATTATCGCCGAAATGCTAAGTTTCTTAATAAGGCGAAGCTGAAACCTATCAGAGCCAGAGACGTTCATGTTAGGCACCAAATAGATTTGATGGATATGAGCAAAAAAGGATCCGTGAAGATGAATGGACATTTCTACAGATACGTTGTAACAGTGATTGATGTTTTCAGCCGTTTCCTTTGGCTTCGTCCTTTGGAAAGCAAATCAAGCCAGTTTATTGCAAGTGAATTAGAATCTATTTATATGGAGCATGGATCGCCAGAAATAATACAGTGCGACCAAGGAGGGGAGTTCaagaaagctttgaaattactttgcgatCGCATGAATATAAAATTGATTGACAGTCGCCCGCTCCATCAACAATCACAAGGCAAGGTGGAACGTTGCCACAGGACACTAAGATCCAAGATGGAATATGACCTTCAAAAAATGGGCCAAGACGGTGTAAACTGGGCGAAACAGctccctctttatcaaagaaTTCTAAATGACGACCCTAAGGAAGTAATAGCTCACAAAACACCATTCGAAATATTTTATGCTTTACGAAATACGAAATACTTAAACGAAAtactttaa
- the LOC131778805 gene encoding arylsulfatase B-like isoform X2 — protein sequence MTGRYPIHTGLQHEVVHPTSPFGLPLDFQTLPEQLKKVGYATHLVGKWHLGFYKWPYVPTNRGFDSAYGFWDGAEDHYDHTRDKVVDFRNGTEPVLDLNGKYATFEYVKRIEEILDQHDPKQPLFLYMAFQNVHNPIQAPDQYVDKFSFIHQKMRRVHAGMVAVLDEAVGNITKMFKKKGLWENTLTVFSTDNGGEPTYGGYNWPLRGTKHTLWEGGVRGAAFVHGKMLEKTGVKCEGLLHISDFFPTLINLAGGSNDAKHPIPIDGFDVWSTLSRGEASPRTEILLNIDNPPSGTSKMLGVNWQGMALRKGSMKLLMNVKNITWFKPPELGGVPVDVLLSKGFLKDETNEEILEQLRIYYMGNADLLDVVLYNITADPEERHDLSTELPDVLKEMKDRMNYYLNTAVPAAYKPADPNALKEARKHGIWGPWM from the exons ATGACTGGAAGGTATCCCATTCACACAG GACTTCAGCATGAAGTGGTTCACCCCACAAGTCCATTTGGATTGCCATTAGATTTTCAGACCCTTCCAGAACAGCTAAAGAAAGTTG GTTACGCGACTCATTTGGTTGGCAAGTGGCATCTTGGTTTCTACAAATGGCCTTATGTTCCAACCAACCGTGGTTTTGACTCCGCTTATGGATTCTGGGATGGTGCTGAAGATCATTATGATCACACGCGTGACAAAGTGGTTGATTTTCGCAACGGAACCGAACCTGTTTTAGACCTGAACGGAAAATATGCAACATTCGAATATGTCAAG AGGATAGAGGAGATTTTGGATCAACATGACCCAAAACAGCCCCTGTTCCTGTACATGGCCTTCCAGAATGTTCATAATCCCATCCAGGCACCAGACCAGTATGTGGACAAATTCTCGTTTATTCATCAAAAGATGCGCCGAGTGCATGCTGGAATGGTCGCTGTACTGGACGAAGCTGTTGGCAACATCacgaaaatgtttaaaaagaaagg GCTATGGGAGAACACTTTAACAGTCTTCAGCACTGATAATGGTGGAGAACCTACGTATGGCGGATATAACTGGCCTCTTAGAGGAACAAAACATACCTTATGGGAGGGAGGAGTGAGAGGTGCTGCTTTTGTCCACGGAAAAATGTTAGAAAAGACCGGCGTGAAATGCGAAGGACTTCTACACATCAGCGACTTCTTTCCTACTCTCATCAACCTTGCAG GTGGTTCGAACGATGCAAAACATCCTATCCCCATTGATGGCTTTGATGTGTGGAGCACTTTGTCACGTGGAGAAGCTTCACCTCGAACAGAAATCTTGCTTAATATCGATAATCCGCCATCTGGGACAAGTAAAATGTTGGGAGTCAACTGGCAAGGAATGGCTCTTCGGAAGGGAAGCATGAAGCTTTTGATGAATGTTAAAAATATCACCTGGTTTAAACCACCCGAGCTGGGCGGAGTTCCAGTTGATGTTCTTTTGTCTAAAGGGTTTCTTAAAGATGAGACAAATGAAGAGATTCTGGAGCAGTTGAGGATCTATTACATG GGAAATGCGGACCTTTTGGACGTTGTACTTTATAACATCACAGCTGATCCCGAAGAGCGACACGACCTCAGCACCGAGTTACCTGATGTTCTAAAGGAGATGAAAGATAGAATGAATTATTACCTAAACACTGCGGTTCCTGCCGCCTACAAACCTGCTGACCCAAATGCACTAAAAGAGGCTCGTAAGCATGGCATTTGGGGACCGTGGATGTAG